From Erigeron canadensis isolate Cc75 chromosome 8, C_canadensis_v1, whole genome shotgun sequence, one genomic window encodes:
- the LOC122610820 gene encoding uncharacterized protein LOC122610820 — MSTKTSSWAFPWLLLNIFLILHIVLSSHIPPIVPTCRDKCGNLTIKYPFGSDFGCGHPDFARYIKCTSGELWFSSGTGAYTVSNIDYTTSTLVLTDLFMSTCSSMQNSGSFRLDRASPFRLSSQDIFILLGCSRTSPVFDPNEDLCDTGSGLHLCRGLYSCEGISGIGLEPNGPVSSCCVYQPIIQYGSGYGLDLPKLQCSSYASMYGFGGDETDPMKWQFGISLEYNDSYYTKTCKECEASGGFCGFAGYKQSFSCICRGGGNSTTNCYGRAYAWSGAWRHKIQTKITFGGSLLFGLLLLL, encoded by the exons ATGTCTACTAAAACAAGCTCATGGGCATTTCCATGGCTTCTTCTCAACATATTTCTTATTCTTCACATAGTACTCTCATCCCACATACCACCAATAGTCCCTACATGCAGGGACAAATGTGGAAATTTGACTATCAAGTATCCATTTGGGTCGGATTTCGGTTGTGGGCATCCAGACTTTGCCAGATACATAAAATGTACCTCAGGTGAGCTCTGGTTCTCTTCTGGAACCGGAGCTTACACGGTCTCAAACATAGACTACACCACTTCCACCCTTGTCCTTACTGACCTTTTCATGTCAACATGTTCTTCCATGCAAAATTCTGGGAGCTTTCGCTTGGATCGGGCCAGCCCGTTTAGATTATCATCACaagatatatttattttactagGGTGCTCAAGGACATCTCCGGTGTTTGACCCAAATGAGGATTTGTGTGACACGGGTTCGGGCTTGCATCTTTGTAGGGGATTGTATTCTTGTGAAGGGATAAGTGGTATTGGATTGGAGCCAAATGGGCCTGTGTCTAGCTGTTGTGTTTATCAGCCCATTATTCAATATGGGTCAGGATATGGGCTGGACCTACCAAAACTACAATGCTCGTCTTATGCATCGATGTACGGGTTTGGTGGGGATGAGACGGATCCGATGAAATGGCAATTTGGTATATCTTTGGAATATAATGACTCGTATTATACAAAAACGTGTAAGGAGTGTGAGGCGAGTGGTGGTTTTTGTGGGTTCGCTGGTTATAAACAGTCTTTTTCTTGCATTTGTCGTGGTGGTGGAAATTCTACCACCAATTGCTATGGCCGAG CTTATGCGTGGAGTGGGGCATGGAGACACAAAATTCAAACCAAAATAACATTTGGAG GAAGTTTACTCTTTGGGTTGTTACTTCTCCTTTGA